A stretch of Eleutherodactylus coqui strain aEleCoq1 chromosome 9, aEleCoq1.hap1, whole genome shotgun sequence DNA encodes these proteins:
- the MC5R gene encoding melanocortin receptor 5: MLVMNSSLYPRILELNISNLDGNITVPTSKTKLSSCDQVVIAAEVFLTLGIVSLLENILVISAIIKNKNLHSPMYFFVCSLAVADMLVSVSNAWETITINLINNKQLVMEDAFVRHIDNVFDSMICISVVASMCSLLAIAVDRYITIFYALRYHNIMTVKRAGAIIACIWTFCTGCGIIFILYYESTYVIICLITMFFIMLFLMVSLYIHMFLLARTHVKRIAALPGYNSVHQRTSMKGAITLTILIGIFIVCWAPFFLHLILMISCPQNLYCVCFMSHFNMYLILIMCNSVIDPLIYAFRSQEMRKTFKEIICCCNLRISCELPSKY, from the coding sequence ATGTTAGTGATGAACTCATCATTATACCCACGTATATTGGAACTTAATATAAGCAACTTGGATGGTAACATTACAGTGCCAACAAGCAAGACTAAATTGTCATCATGTGATCAAGTGGTAATAGCGGCTGAGGTATTTTTGACCCTTGGCATTGTAAGTCTCCTTGAAAACATCCTAGTCATCTCTGCTATTATTAAGAACAAGAATCTGCATTCGCCTATGTATTTCTTTGTGTGTAGCTTAGCAGTTGCTGACATGTTAGTTAGTGTGTCCAATGCATGGGAGACAATCACCATAAATCTTATCAACAATAAACAACTCGTCATGGAAGATGCTTTTGTACGTCACATTGACAATGTTTTTGACTCCATGATCTGTATTTCAGTGGTAGCTTCTATGTGTAGCTTGCTCGCCATAGCAGTGGATAGGTATATCACTATCTTCTATGCTTTACGGTACCATAACATCATGACTGTGAAGAGAGCAGGAGCCATCATTGCTTGTATTTGGACATTCTGTACGGGTTGTGGTATTATTTTTATTCTCTACTATGAGTCAACTTATGTCATTATATGTCTAATTACTATGTTTTTCATCATGCTGTTCCTCATGGTATCTTTATACATTCATATGTTCTTGCTGGCTCGCACTCATGTAAAGAGGATAGCTGCCTTGCCAGGCTATAACTCCGTACATCAGAGAACAAGTATGAAAGGAGCCATTACTCTAACCATATTGATAGGTATATTTATTGTATGCTGGGCACCATTCTTCCTGCACCTCATTCTCATGATTTCCTGTCCACAGAACCTTTATTGTGTCTGTTTTATGTCTCATTTTAATATGTACCTTATTTTGATAATGTGCAATTCGGTCATTGATCCACTGATATATGCATTCCGCAGTCAGGAAATGCGAAAGACATTTAAGGAAATTATTTGCTGCTGCAATCTGCGAATCAGCTGTGAACTGCCTAgtaaatattaa